The segment ATTTGCCTCTTCTTGGCCATCAGGCGACTCCTCAGTTGTCTGCCCGTCTTGGTCTTCATTTAGCTCTTGACCGTTCGTATCCTCACCTTGTTCTTCTGTTGCTTCTTCAAAATCAATAGATTGTATGCGTTGAATTAATGCGGCAAACTCAGCCCTTGTTAGAGGGTCCTTTGGGTTGAAAAAGCCATTTGGACCTCCTCTGAAAATACCTTTTTCGTTTGTATATGAAATCGCATTTGCTGACCAACGCGATGGGTCAACATCAGGGAAAGGTTTTTCTTCTGTCATTGATGCCTGTCCATTGAAAATTCGCGTTAAAATCACTGCTATTTCCTCTCTCGTCACTGGGGTATTCGGGTTAAAACGATTGGCATGCGTCCCTTTCATAATGCTGTGATGCTTCATCGCTTCGATTGATCCATATGCCCAATGACTTTCAGAAACATCAGAGAAACTTGAGTTTGCAGGCGCGTTTGTTGAATAAGAGAAAAGCCTTGAGATCACAACGGCTGCCTGAGCTCTTGTGATCGGTGCACTTGGTGAGAAATACAAATCATCTGTACCAACCATAATTTTGTTTTCAAACGCAAAATCAATGACACTTCTTGCCCAATGTGTATTGGAGACATCGATAAAGTTTTGTTCATGCAACTTTTCTTCAATATCTGAAATAGACACCCAGCGATCCCCCATGGATGTGGATACTAAATACCAATTCCCTTGTTTCTTATGAGCACTTACAACTTGCGCCGATAGTTTACTAGCAGTTCTTGACTCAAAAGAAGGTGATTTATAAAGGTAGTAATCCTTGTCTAATTGAATGTTCGCTTGAATCGGTATCGTGCTGTCACTGTGAAGATTTTCAGATTTAGAAGCCATCCACAGTCCTACTGTCCTATTTTCGTCCCAAATCCTCGAAAAGTATTCAGGCGGCACATGACGATTTCCAACATAAGGACTGATCTCTGGCGTAAATGCAGGTTTATTAAACTCTTGAATAAACCAATCTGTATAGCCTTTTCCACTAGGATTCGAGACTGGTGGAACCGGAGAATACCCTGTAATAGCACCAAGTTCCCGTACTAGTTGATAATCTCTTGATCTGTACTTGTTATGAAAATGCCAAAAGATAATTTCTCCAGAAGAATGGTAGGAAGAAGCCATGTCCGGTTTTATTTCATAAGTAAAGTCCCTTACGTACTGGGTTTCCTTTTCTTGAAATGGCTGTTGACCTTTATACCCGTGCCAATACGGTCTACTTACTGCAGTTCTAGAATGCCAATTTGCAGGGTATTGTCTATTTAAATCAACACCATTCGCATTCGATTTCCAACGTGTAAAGTCTCTACTTCCATCATTCATGTTGATTAATTGTTGATGCACTTCTTTTGGGAATGCTGATAGACCTTGCTGTTGAAGAGTCACACCGTCAGGATTAACCATCGGAATAAACCATATCGTATATTCGTTTAATAAATCATAGGCGCTATATTTACCAACAAGCGAATCATTTTGATAAGCGTTCGCGTATGTGTCAATCATCTTCATAAGGACTTGAGTCGTCATCCACTCTCTCGCATGGTGAGAACCGTTTAAGAAAATCGTTCGATCTCCATTCCCTAATTTAACCGCCCATACATCTCTGTCGTAATCTGTTTTTCCGAGTGAATGATAGTCAACGATCGATGGATAACGTTCCTTCAATGTTTGTAAATCGTCTACCATGACCGAATAAGTGTATATTCTTTCATTCGCAATTTCAGCATTTGCTTGTAAAGGTTTAAAAGCTAGTAGTAAAAATAAAAAGATTAATAGAACTCGAATCGTATTCTCCCCCTAACAAGTTATATATCTCCTTCTATTTTACCACTACGTGTGTCATAATGTGACGAAATTTATTGGCAAAATAAAAGTTAGGTGCCAGGCACCACTGATGTGGTGCCTGGCACCTACATTAATTGTTGGAGCCATTCTTCAAATTGATCTTTATATTTTTTCATTTTTTTATACTGGTCTTTATAAAAAGTCCCTTCATGTATGTCGTGTTGTACAGCATGCTGTTCGTGAACGTAAGCATACGTTTTTTCTTGTAGATATAAGAGATCTAATTTCAAATTTACATATGTTTCATGATGTTCATCTACTATTGAGTAGTGACTTATTTCTTTTAAAAGCGAGATGTACTTCTCAATATATTGTAAATGATAGTTGATTTGTTCACTTTTTTGTTCGTCTGAAACATCACTCTTTTTTATTTCATAAATAAAATATGTATGTGCGACAACTAAATTCAATACCGAATCAATAAGTCGGTAACTTTTAATAGATTGTGATATATGTTCTCTTTTTTCTTGTATTTTACTACTTTTTAAGCCAAGCATAAGGATAGTCAGTGCGGTTATTCCAATAACTATAGCCATTATGGCTATGAATTCTTGGGTGTTAAAATGATTGAAATAGAAAATGATTGTTTCCAAGTTTACCTCCAATAAATGCTACGATTAATTTTTATATCTATAGTAGCATGTATTGTCGAAATTTGTAACGATAATATAACTTTCTCCATGGTCAATAAGGTGCATGAAATCCGGTGCCAGGCACCCCGCTGAGGGTGCCTGGCACCCAATTATCCACAGCAGGTCGCTTATTCACATAGTTAATAAACTCATTCACGCGAAGGATTGGGCAGTCGTCGTCCTGTCGTCCCATCCACTTTCCAGAAGGGGTCGTTAGGATAACAACAGGTTTAACTTGTTGTTGATATCCCTGACTTACTAAGTAGTTTCTTAGATGCTTGGCATGGTAAAAGGATTGGTGTTGTGGATTCTTAAACGACCGTTTTCTTGCGAACATTTCCCCGACTATTGATCGGGTACCATAACCATCCTTCTCGATGTGGATAAAATCCCCATCAAAAGTTACAATAATCGTAATACCAACTAGCAAGGAGAAGCTCATGTTATTATTCCTAAACTTTTTAAAAAAGAAGAAAAAGAACGAAACCAAACCAAAACAAGCTAATGTAACCTCATCAAAACCAAAAAAGACAAGTGAACAGGTTGCTACTAGAAAAGGTGAAATAGGAGAATATAAGA is part of the Desertibacillus haloalkaliphilus genome and harbors:
- a CDS encoding M14 family zinc carboxypeptidase, which codes for MVDDLQTLKERYPSIVDYHSLGKTDYDRDVWAVKLGNGDRTIFLNGSHHAREWMTTQVLMKMIDTYANAYQNDSLVGKYSAYDLLNEYTIWFIPMVNPDGVTLQQQGLSAFPKEVHQQLINMNDGSRDFTRWKSNANGVDLNRQYPANWHSRTAVSRPYWHGYKGQQPFQEKETQYVRDFTYEIKPDMASSYHSSGEIIFWHFHNKYRSRDYQLVRELGAITGYSPVPPVSNPSGKGYTDWFIQEFNKPAFTPEISPYVGNRHVPPEYFSRIWDENRTVGLWMASKSENLHSDSTIPIQANIQLDKDYYLYKSPSFESRTASKLSAQVVSAHKKQGNWYLVSTSMGDRWVSISDIEEKLHEQNFIDVSNTHWARSVIDFAFENKIMVGTDDLYFSPSAPITRAQAAVVISRLFSYSTNAPANSSFSDVSESHWAYGSIEAMKHHSIMKGTHANRFNPNTPVTREEIAVILTRIFNGQASMTEEKPFPDVDPSRWSANAISYTNEKGIFRGGPNGFFNPKDPLTRAEFAALIQRIQSIDFEEATEEQGEDTNGQELNEDQDGQTTEESPDGQEEANEVEGDQSNEESPDGQEKGNEVEDEQTDEESPDGQEKGNEVEDDQSNEESSYGQEEIREEEGDQSNEESSDGQEEISEEDDQTAEEQQVDQEKVKEEI
- a CDS encoding nuclease-related domain-containing protein, whose product is MSFSLLVGITIIVTFDGDFIHIEKDGYGTRSIVGEMFARKRSFKNPQHQSFYHAKHLRNYLVSQGYQQQVKPVVILTTPSGKWMGRQDDDCPILRVNEFINYVNKRPAVDNWVPGTLSGVPGTGFHAPY